One segment of Methylotuvimicrobium sp. KM2 DNA contains the following:
- a CDS encoding YggS family pyridoxal phosphate-dependent enzyme, with the protein MFAIAQQIASVRTQIRQAEIDFERLPGSVRLLAVSKTKPTSDIILAYLSGQRHFAESYAQEARSKQQELGAYNITWHFIGPIQSNKTKLIARHFAWVHSVDRFKIAQRLSEQRPANLPALNICLQVNISHESSKSGIALNDLPELVDAVKVLPNLRLRGVMAVPAPQSDFSLQREPYRLLYEAVSELKHPNLDTFSFGMSNDLTAAIAEGSTMVRVGTYLFGTRQYS; encoded by the coding sequence ATGTTCGCAATTGCTCAACAAATCGCATCCGTTCGAACCCAAATCAGACAAGCCGAGATCGACTTCGAACGCTTACCGGGAAGCGTTCGCTTACTTGCCGTCAGCAAGACTAAACCTACTTCGGACATCATCCTCGCCTATCTTTCCGGCCAACGCCATTTCGCGGAAAGCTATGCTCAAGAAGCGCGATCCAAGCAACAAGAACTCGGGGCTTACAACATCACCTGGCATTTCATCGGACCTATTCAATCCAATAAGACCAAACTCATCGCCCGCCATTTTGCCTGGGTTCATAGCGTAGACCGGTTCAAAATTGCCCAGCGACTCAGTGAACAACGCCCCGCCAATTTACCGGCATTGAATATTTGTTTGCAAGTCAACATCAGCCATGAAAGCAGCAAATCAGGCATTGCTCTGAATGATCTTCCGGAATTAGTCGACGCAGTTAAAGTCCTTCCGAATCTCCGTCTAAGAGGGGTTATGGCGGTACCTGCACCGCAAAGTGACTTTTCTTTGCAACGAGAGCCCTACCGATTGCTCTATGAAGCGGTTTCCGAACTCAAGCATCCTAATCTCGATACGTTTTCATTCGGCATGAGTAACGACTTAACTGCGGCGATTGCCGAAGGATCCACAATGGTCAGAGTCGGCACGTACTTGTTCGGAACCCGTCAATACTCTTAA